Proteins encoded in a region of the Meiothermus sp. QL-1 genome:
- the csm2 gene encoding type III-A CRISPR-associated protein Csm2: MEFFENLERGVYRKGLFDEEAERWAQELRNEGQGQDKLKSSQFRNYFHEFRRLEDTFDRYKREAGGDEALAWSRLTSQIELLRAKLAYGGRSNGGPLKKLHKFREKMDELLSDAKKSPKHFAAVMLFLEAVLAYFYGLEGKRGGEAPRSPEPQGRRY, translated from the coding sequence ATGGAGTTCTTTGAAAACTTGGAGCGAGGCGTTTATAGAAAGGGCCTTTTTGACGAGGAGGCCGAGCGTTGGGCGCAGGAGCTGAGGAACGAGGGCCAGGGCCAGGACAAGCTCAAGTCGAGCCAGTTCCGCAACTACTTTCACGAGTTCCGCAGGCTCGAGGACACCTTCGACCGCTACAAGCGCGAGGCTGGGGGCGATGAGGCGCTGGCCTGGAGCCGGCTCACCTCCCAAATCGAGTTGCTGAGGGCAAAGCTGGCTTATGGGGGGCGCTCGAACGGTGGTCCTCTGAAAAAGTTGCATAAGTTTCGGGAGAAGATGGACGAACTCTTGTCGGATGCCAAGAAAAGCCCCAAGCACTTCGCCGCAGTCATGTTGTTTTTGGAGGCGGTGTTGGCCTACTTCTATGGCCTAGAAGGGAAGCGTGGGGGCGAGGCTCCCCGCAGCCCAGAGCCTCAGGGGAGGAGGTACTGA
- a CDS encoding RAMP superfamily CRISPR-associated protein: MKVRAFHLALGSISAPPSAPTLWGHLAWWVRYTQGEAALKEWLLAFRQDPPFLISSAFPTGYLPRPLLPPVQVQDTVERKKLKGLRYLSLETFKRVVQEGETALRESPELTQDKAPSISLATQTRVGIARSTGTAQEGILFTDRVYWLNNRKGEQTWTVYVHLRQEAAYLEEALRDIGTFGYGGKASVGLGRFEVVGTQEMDLPEAPKPTHYVTLSPTLPQGEGYWALETYWGRLGGHYALAETPFKRPYLRAKEGSVFKEKPAGGLLDVTPEPAPEAGVQVWEYLWAFPLGVRVTPHSEGNWGVGA, translated from the coding sequence ATGAAAGTCAGGGCCTTTCACCTGGCGTTGGGGAGCATCAGCGCTCCGCCGAGCGCCCCCACCCTTTGGGGCCACCTGGCCTGGTGGGTGCGGTACACCCAGGGGGAAGCAGCCTTGAAGGAGTGGCTCCTGGCCTTCCGGCAAGACCCGCCTTTCCTCATCTCCTCGGCTTTTCCAACGGGCTACCTGCCCCGCCCCCTGTTGCCGCCCGTGCAGGTGCAGGACACTGTAGAGCGCAAAAAGCTCAAGGGGTTGCGCTACTTAAGCCTGGAAACCTTCAAGAGGGTAGTTCAGGAAGGGGAAACGGCCTTGCGTGAGTCGCCTGAGCTAACCCAGGACAAAGCCCCTAGCATTAGCCTGGCCACCCAGACCCGCGTAGGCATCGCCCGCTCAACCGGCACCGCGCAGGAAGGCATCCTCTTCACCGACAGGGTTTACTGGTTGAACAACCGAAAAGGTGAGCAGACCTGGACGGTGTATGTCCATCTTCGCCAGGAGGCGGCGTATCTGGAAGAGGCTCTGCGGGACATCGGCACCTTTGGCTATGGGGGCAAGGCCAGCGTGGGCCTGGGGCGCTTTGAGGTGGTGGGTACCCAGGAGATGGACTTACCCGAGGCTCCAAAACCCACCCACTACGTCACCCTTTCCCCCACCCTGCCCCAGGGCGAGGGCTACTGGGCCCTGGAAACCTACTGGGGCCGCCTGGGGGGGCACTATGCCCTGGCCGAGACCCCCTTCAAGCGCCCCTACCTAAGGGCCAAGGAGGGCAGTGTGTTCAAGGAAAAGCCTGCTGGTGGGCTTCTGGATGTGACCCCCGAGCCGGCCCCGGAAGCCGGGGTGCAGGTGTGGGAGTACTTGTGGGCTTTCCCCCTTGGTGTACGGGTGACGCCCCATTCTGAGGGCAATTGGGGAGTGGGGGCATGA
- the cas1 gene encoding CRISPR-associated endonuclease Cas1 — protein MTLHLTEQSATLRLRQGRLLVELDEQTLAQLPARKVRGVVVWGNVRLTTPALGFLLRQGVPVLYATLEGQLYGQATAPQALAPEVLRAQLAAQQSPLPFAQGFVQGKLRSGLVVLERLARQASVEPLVRELQAALEALPQVPHLEALRGVEGNAARAYFAGLQAVLSPYGFTGRNRRPPTDAVNAALSYGYMVLLGRTLLALHLAGLHPELGLLHAEGRRNPALAFDLMEEFRVPVVDAVVLGAFLRAELSPERHSEARGGGVYLNDAGRKTLLRLLEARFAQEAQHPKGFRQTYQTLLETQAARLKAALLGRELYTPFYLWR, from the coding sequence TTGACCCTCCACCTCACCGAGCAGTCCGCCACCCTTCGCCTGCGCCAGGGCCGGCTGCTGGTGGAGTTGGACGAACAAACCCTGGCCCAGCTCCCGGCCCGCAAGGTGCGGGGGGTGGTGGTCTGGGGCAACGTGCGCCTCACCACCCCGGCCCTGGGTTTTCTGCTGCGCCAGGGGGTGCCGGTGCTCTACGCCACCCTGGAGGGCCAGCTCTACGGCCAGGCCACCGCGCCCCAGGCCCTGGCCCCCGAGGTGCTGCGGGCCCAACTGGCGGCCCAGCAGAGCCCCTTACCCTTTGCCCAGGGCTTTGTGCAGGGCAAGCTGCGCTCCGGCCTGGTGGTGCTCGAGCGCCTGGCCCGTCAGGCGTCCGTTGAGCCGTTGGTTCGGGAGCTTCAGGCCGCACTCGAAGCCCTGCCCCAGGTGCCCCACCTGGAGGCCCTGCGGGGCGTGGAGGGCAACGCTGCCAGGGCCTACTTTGCCGGTCTGCAGGCGGTGCTCTCGCCCTACGGCTTTACCGGACGCAACCGCCGTCCCCCCACCGATGCGGTAAACGCGGCCCTCTCGTATGGCTACATGGTGCTCCTGGGCCGTACCCTGCTGGCTTTGCACCTGGCCGGGCTGCACCCCGAGCTGGGCCTGCTGCATGCCGAAGGAAGGCGTAACCCAGCTTTGGCCTTCGACCTGATGGAGGAGTTTCGGGTTCCGGTGGTAGACGCCGTGGTGCTGGGGGCTTTTTTGCGGGCCGAACTCAGCCCCGAGAGACACAGCGAGGCCCGGGGTGGTGGGGTGTACCTAAACGACGCCGGCCGCAAAACCCTCCTGCGCCTGTTGGAGGCCCGCTTTGCCCAGGAGGCCCAGCACCCCAAGGGCTTCCGCCAAACCTACCAGACCCTTCTGGAAACCCAGGCCGCCCGCCTCAAGGCCGCTCTGCTGGGCCGCGAGCTCTATACGCCCTTTTACCTATGGAGGTAA
- the csm5 gene encoding type III-A CRISPR-associated RAMP protein Csm5, producing the protein MSFLESYRLVIETLGPIHVGTGEAFPAYSYLLDEKNKEALILDAGRLLELLSPEQQRNYLQAVAQGPKRAQESLQSLWRNGLVDPTPALLRRVPVSGAFIQTVNSATDAAGLEFRPLPRSPLGAYLPGSSIKGALRTAWMFRRILKRGQDIEHKGGWRWGQKAPKDEWPLIKTPEKINPNTAQGFEALVLDYTSERGFNLHRDPFRQVRVGDTEPSEHLLLNRIGVFHPKGTMDGTVLLAETFRSKTRLQAVLRFHTGLARQNHKDTVSHPILAQDLADACREYYQEVAAREEEFAKEHGLSAALQTYKELEQRLQADPQAFPLRIGFGSGRMSIRLALLLEGEEGQEPRTRKTAGHSKPKDGFPLGWAIARLEPC; encoded by the coding sequence ATGAGCTTTTTGGAAAGTTATCGGCTGGTCATCGAGACCCTGGGGCCCATCCACGTGGGCACCGGTGAGGCTTTCCCGGCCTACAGCTACCTGCTGGACGAAAAAAACAAAGAGGCTCTGATTCTGGATGCTGGGCGGCTTCTGGAGCTACTTTCTCCAGAGCAGCAGCGGAACTACCTGCAAGCCGTGGCCCAGGGCCCCAAGCGGGCCCAGGAAAGCCTGCAATCCCTTTGGCGGAATGGTCTGGTAGACCCTACCCCGGCCCTGCTACGTCGCGTACCAGTGAGCGGGGCCTTTATCCAAACGGTTAATAGCGCTACCGATGCTGCAGGGCTGGAGTTTCGTCCCCTGCCTAGAAGTCCGTTGGGGGCTTACCTGCCGGGCTCGTCCATTAAGGGCGCTTTGCGTACTGCGTGGATGTTCAGGCGGATCCTGAAGCGGGGACAGGATATCGAGCACAAGGGGGGGTGGCGCTGGGGCCAGAAGGCACCTAAAGACGAATGGCCGCTTATCAAAACCCCAGAAAAAATCAACCCCAACACAGCCCAGGGTTTCGAAGCGCTGGTGTTGGACTACACCAGCGAGCGGGGTTTCAACCTGCACCGCGACCCTTTTCGCCAGGTGCGGGTGGGGGACACCGAGCCCAGCGAACACCTGCTCCTGAACCGGATAGGGGTTTTTCACCCAAAAGGAACCATGGACGGCACGGTACTGCTAGCCGAAACCTTCCGCAGCAAAACCCGGCTTCAGGCCGTGCTCCGTTTTCACACGGGACTTGCCAGGCAAAACCACAAAGACACCGTTTCGCACCCTATCTTGGCCCAAGACCTGGCGGATGCTTGCCGGGAGTACTACCAGGAGGTGGCGGCCCGGGAGGAGGAATTTGCAAAAGAACATGGCTTAAGTGCCGCTTTGCAAACCTACAAGGAACTCGAGCAACGCCTTCAGGCCGACCCCCAGGCCTTTCCCCTACGTATTGGCTTTGGTTCGGGCCGGATGTCCATCCGGCTGGCGTTGCTGCTCGAGGGTGAGGAGGGTCAGGAACCCAGAACCCGTAAAACCGCTGGCCACTCCAAACCCAAAGACGGCTTCCCGCTGGGCTGGGCCATTGCCAGGCTCGAGCCTTGCTGA
- a CDS encoding TIGR02710 family CRISPR-associated CARF protein produces MQDLKQKIQQAWQNLKAQELEGTKAQELYNQTVWPLLLELWRQEPQVYPLRETFEVSIHTLGTSPEATTLAALGLGASEVYVLHTPESKRYLAQFQRDLGQEVYPIEIDKSDVTRLYQAVGEQVRKHPGKKIALDLTSGTKAMSAGMAAAGYFLQRVYPSLRVAYVDNDAFDPILRKPVAGTEKLILLPNPHEVLGDLDEHLAQELYRAREFGKAADKFNALRRKTGQGSFEVYAALCEMYQRWYALDFEGAQGNAARLFGFLGQDAYRAHPLARHAQRLKEQKEGLEAIVHLLKSQSLADSKGALWLVATLLQLGEERKERQPVIAALYFYRALELILQHRLAVRGRSDDDPNLSPEEQEHLRHSLASWLGLPLEKIRPVQKLGLLEGIALLRYLSDPALEQFSEADLRGYQGMLQSRNKSLLIHGLEVSKKGDLEKLQQLGRKLYQKTREEARVFPAVEPIEV; encoded by the coding sequence ATGCAAGACCTGAAGCAGAAGATTCAGCAAGCCTGGCAGAACCTAAAGGCCCAGGAGCTTGAGGGCACCAAGGCCCAGGAGCTGTACAACCAAACCGTCTGGCCTCTTTTGCTCGAGCTATGGCGACAGGAGCCCCAGGTCTACCCCTTGCGGGAGACCTTCGAGGTCTCCATCCACACCCTGGGCACCAGCCCTGAGGCCACCACCCTGGCGGCTTTGGGGCTGGGGGCTTCCGAGGTGTACGTGCTGCACACGCCGGAGAGCAAGCGCTATCTGGCGCAGTTTCAGCGCGACCTGGGCCAGGAGGTCTACCCCATCGAGATTGACAAAAGCGACGTAACCCGGCTGTACCAGGCGGTGGGCGAGCAGGTGCGCAAGCACCCCGGCAAAAAGATTGCCCTCGACCTCACCAGCGGCACCAAGGCCATGAGCGCGGGGATGGCCGCGGCGGGCTACTTTCTGCAACGGGTATACCCCAGCCTGCGGGTGGCCTACGTGGACAACGACGCCTTTGACCCCATCTTGCGCAAGCCGGTGGCCGGCACCGAGAAGCTCATCCTGCTGCCCAACCCCCACGAGGTGCTGGGCGACCTCGACGAGCACCTGGCCCAGGAGCTTTATAGGGCTCGAGAGTTCGGTAAGGCTGCCGATAAGTTCAACGCGCTCAGACGAAAAACCGGCCAGGGCAGCTTTGAGGTGTATGCGGCCTTGTGCGAGATGTACCAGCGCTGGTATGCGCTGGACTTTGAGGGAGCCCAGGGCAACGCCGCCCGCCTTTTCGGCTTTTTGGGCCAGGACGCCTACCGCGCCCACCCGCTGGCCCGCCACGCCCAGCGCCTGAAGGAGCAAAAGGAGGGCCTCGAGGCCATCGTCCATCTGCTCAAATCGCAAAGTTTGGCCGATTCCAAAGGAGCCCTCTGGCTGGTGGCCACCCTGCTTCAACTGGGCGAGGAGCGCAAGGAGCGCCAGCCGGTTATAGCGGCTTTGTACTTTTATCGGGCCCTCGAGCTCATCCTGCAACACCGCCTGGCCGTGCGGGGCCGCAGCGACGACGACCCCAACCTGAGCCCCGAGGAGCAAGAGCATCTTCGGCACTCCTTAGCAAGCTGGCTGGGGCTGCCCCTAGAGAAGATTCGACCGGTGCAAAAGCTGGGGCTTTTGGAGGGTATTGCCTTATTGCGCTACCTGAGCGACCCGGCGCTAGAGCAGTTCTCCGAAGCCGACCTGCGCGGCTACCAGGGCATGCTGCAAAGCCGCAACAAGAGCCTTTTGATTCACGGTTTGGAGGTGAGCAAGAAAGGCGACCTAGAAAAGCTCCAGCAGCTTGGGCGCAAGCTTTACCAAAAAACGCGCGAGGAGGCCAGGGTCTTTCCGGCGGTGGAACCCATAGAAGTTTAG
- a CDS encoding ABC transporter ATP-binding protein, protein MGGLEARQVGFAYRGKAVVESVSLALRRGEWLALLGPNGAGKSTLLRLMAGLLQPQVGEVWLEGRRLEAYSSWERGQRIAFLAQMGLYPEDLTVEEVVYLGRTPHLGLLGRPGPADAEAVAWAMRATGVEAFRHRWLPTLSGGERQRVLLARALAARPSFLLLDEPTNHLDLHHQAEFLELLAGLKQQGMGILTVLHDPNLACWADRVAFLQAGRLWAWGRPEEVLTQELLQRAYGPQVRVCSLEGRPVVLLGR, encoded by the coding sequence GTGGGAGGGCTCGAGGCCAGGCAGGTGGGCTTTGCCTACCGGGGCAAGGCAGTGGTGGAGAGCGTGTCCCTTGCGCTGCGCAGGGGAGAGTGGCTGGCGCTGCTTGGTCCCAACGGGGCGGGGAAGAGCACCCTGCTGCGCTTGATGGCGGGTTTGCTGCAGCCGCAGGTGGGGGAGGTCTGGCTCGAGGGGAGGAGGCTCGAGGCCTACAGTAGCTGGGAAAGGGGCCAGCGGATTGCCTTCCTGGCCCAGATGGGCCTGTACCCCGAGGACCTTACGGTAGAGGAGGTGGTTTACCTGGGCCGCACCCCGCACCTGGGGCTTCTGGGGCGGCCCGGGCCCGCCGATGCCGAGGCGGTGGCCTGGGCCATGCGGGCGACCGGGGTGGAAGCCTTCCGCCACCGCTGGCTGCCCACGCTCTCGGGCGGGGAACGGCAGCGGGTGCTCCTGGCCCGGGCGCTGGCGGCCCGGCCCAGTTTCCTGCTTCTGGACGAGCCTACCAACCACCTCGACCTGCACCACCAGGCCGAGTTTCTCGAGCTCCTCGCAGGCCTCAAACAGCAGGGGATGGGTATACTCACGGTGCTGCACGACCCCAACCTGGCCTGCTGGGCCGACCGGGTGGCCTTTTTGCAGGCAGGGCGGCTTTGGGCCTGGGGCCGACCAGAGGAGGTGCTGACCCAGGAGCTTCTGCAAAGAGCCTACGGGCCCCAGGTGCGGGTGTGCAGCCTGGAGGGCCGCCCGGTGGTGCTTCTGGGGAGGTAG
- the csm3 gene encoding type III-A CRISPR-associated RAMP protein Csm3, whose amino-acid sequence MKLLGYKRIHGIIRLKSGLRIGMSKDQMTIGDVDNPVIRNPLTEEPYIPGSSLKGKMRYLLEWYLGGDYIARSTEEHVYVPDDPNDPVGRIFGSAPSTKAQRRIAQQRGPTRLLVRDAYLTPESKRALEAMIARGGYLTEVKQEVFIPRIGGDANPRTAERVPAGAKFAFEMVYRVMDTGDDGKTDQENFKHVQKALELLQLDGLGGYISRGYGQVELEYQVEDR is encoded by the coding sequence ATGAAACTTCTTGGCTACAAACGCATTCACGGCATCATCCGGCTCAAAAGCGGGCTGCGGATTGGCATGAGCAAGGACCAGATGACCATTGGGGATGTAGACAACCCGGTCATTCGCAACCCCCTTACCGAAGAGCCTTACATTCCTGGCTCCTCTCTCAAGGGCAAGATGCGGTATTTGCTCGAGTGGTACCTCGGTGGCGATTACATCGCTCGTTCTACTGAGGAACACGTCTACGTGCCTGACGACCCTAACGACCCGGTGGGCCGCATCTTTGGGAGCGCTCCCAGCACCAAGGCCCAGCGCCGGATTGCTCAGCAGCGCGGCCCCACCCGCCTCCTGGTACGCGACGCCTACCTTACGCCCGAGTCCAAGCGGGCCCTCGAGGCCATGATCGCCCGCGGCGGCTACCTGACCGAGGTCAAGCAGGAGGTCTTCATCCCCCGCATTGGCGGGGATGCCAACCCCCGCACCGCCGAGCGTGTGCCCGCCGGGGCCAAGTTCGCCTTCGAGATGGTCTACCGGGTGATGGACACCGGCGACGATGGGAAAACTGACCAGGAAAACTTCAAGCACGTACAAAAGGCCCTGGAGCTCTTGCAACTGGATGGGCTGGGGGGCTACATCAGCCGGGGCTACGGGCAGGTAGAACTCGAATATCAGGTCGAGGACAGATGA
- a CDS encoding TIGR02710 family CRISPR-associated CARF protein: METQTHKVLILTVGQTIEPLEFALAEHAPLRGVIFVASQSSYPVAGDLLRQYGGQFSHHTLLIGDHEDLNEAYRKGLEALQKALEWEAQVVVADITGGTKTMVAGLTLALSGKGVTFSYVGGAQRDAQGRVKSGSERLRVLEDPTYRYGLREWEGFRRAWNGCDYRAAQDFLSELLTRPLTPSEERFYTHLKGIAEAMQAWDLFRHKEAWQKLKVHLEPALSIAEAWGHGAKVRVLQGLQEAMSHLRQILDKEGKPTRALLADLLANAERRAARGRYDDALARLYRVIELAVEADFFEGVGLLVYDPKTFTEAYSDFAVWAERYNRASGLREALSVAAGLDSALGRNESLSQRLYADYTAGGKLGGLVARRNESILAHGHRPVGEAHYIELRDYLQGLGLEPAPAWPSF, encoded by the coding sequence ATGGAAACCCAGACCCACAAAGTGCTCATCCTGACCGTGGGCCAGACCATCGAGCCGCTAGAGTTTGCCCTGGCTGAACACGCGCCCCTTAGGGGCGTGATTTTTGTGGCGAGCCAGTCGAGCTACCCGGTGGCAGGTGATTTGCTTCGGCAGTACGGCGGGCAGTTCAGTCACCATACCCTGCTCATTGGCGACCACGAAGACCTGAACGAAGCCTACCGCAAGGGCCTCGAGGCCCTGCAAAAAGCCCTGGAGTGGGAGGCCCAGGTGGTGGTGGCCGACATTACCGGGGGCACCAAGACCATGGTGGCGGGCCTCACGCTGGCCCTGAGCGGAAAGGGCGTCACCTTTAGCTATGTGGGCGGCGCTCAGCGCGATGCCCAGGGCCGGGTGAAGAGCGGCTCCGAGCGGCTTAGGGTGCTGGAGGACCCCACCTACCGCTACGGCCTGCGCGAGTGGGAGGGCTTCCGACGGGCCTGGAACGGCTGCGACTACCGCGCCGCGCAGGACTTCCTGAGCGAGCTGCTGACCCGGCCCCTTACCCCTTCTGAGGAGCGCTTTTACACCCACCTCAAGGGCATTGCTGAGGCCATGCAGGCCTGGGATTTGTTCCGGCACAAGGAAGCCTGGCAGAAGCTGAAGGTGCACCTCGAGCCCGCCCTGAGCATCGCCGAGGCCTGGGGCCACGGGGCCAAGGTGCGGGTGCTGCAGGGGCTGCAGGAGGCTATGTCCCACCTGCGCCAGATTTTGGACAAGGAGGGGAAGCCTACCCGTGCCCTGCTAGCTGACCTGCTGGCCAACGCCGAGCGGCGGGCGGCGCGGGGGCGGTACGACGATGCCCTGGCCAGGCTTTACCGGGTCATTGAGCTGGCTGTGGAAGCCGATTTCTTCGAGGGTGTAGGTCTGCTGGTTTACGACCCCAAGACCTTTACGGAAGCATACAGCGACTTTGCAGTCTGGGCCGAGCGCTACAACAGGGCCTCGGGCCTGCGCGAAGCGCTGAGTGTGGCGGCAGGGTTGGACAGTGCTTTGGGTCGAAACGAAAGCCTGTCCCAGCGCCTTTATGCCGATTACACTGCCGGCGGAAAGCTGGGCGGTCTGGTAGCTCGGCGCAATGAGAGTATTCTGGCCCACGGGCATAGGCCGGTAGGTGAGGCCCACTACATCGAGCTGCGCGACTACCTGCAAGGTTTGGGCCTCGAGCCCGCCCCGGCCTGGCCCTCCTTCTAG
- the cas6 gene encoding CRISPR-associated endoribonuclease Cas6, with the protein MILAAIVLTLEGPARPDPDGWRGLVYGLLKQIDPELHNAQPNPFSLGLGGREGVWWVRVGLLQEDLYARLSPHLFGLLGQQVRLKAPFLVKAVLQEEHPWAGVSSYPRLFQGQAAPSLGLQFASPTFFRRKGNSYPLPEPRLVFESLTQRWNAFAPVKVPEELAESWERMTIARFQGQTQAIRPNADERGVGFVGRVVYHLPAATATEAQWMQALGRFAFFAGVGAKTSLGFGRVRGFDPMRKEEAADARPEAEDSASLAEPKGPGA; encoded by the coding sequence ATGATTCTGGCCGCCATCGTCCTCACCCTCGAAGGCCCCGCCCGCCCCGACCCCGACGGCTGGCGGGGGCTGGTCTATGGCCTCTTGAAGCAGATAGACCCCGAGCTGCACAACGCCCAGCCCAACCCCTTCAGCCTAGGCCTGGGGGGCCGGGAGGGAGTCTGGTGGGTGCGGGTTGGCCTGCTCCAGGAAGACCTTTACGCCCGGCTCTCGCCCCACCTGTTTGGGCTGTTGGGCCAGCAGGTGCGGCTCAAAGCACCCTTTTTGGTGAAGGCCGTGCTGCAGGAGGAGCACCCCTGGGCCGGGGTGAGCAGCTACCCAAGGCTCTTCCAGGGCCAGGCGGCCCCCAGCCTGGGCCTGCAGTTTGCCAGCCCCACCTTCTTCCGCCGCAAAGGGAACAGCTACCCCCTGCCCGAGCCCCGTTTGGTCTTTGAGTCGCTCACCCAGCGCTGGAACGCCTTTGCCCCGGTAAAGGTGCCGGAGGAGCTTGCCGAGAGCTGGGAGCGTATGACTATTGCCCGCTTCCAGGGCCAGACCCAGGCCATCCGGCCCAATGCCGACGAGCGCGGGGTGGGCTTTGTGGGGCGCGTGGTCTACCACCTGCCCGCCGCCACTGCTACCGAGGCACAGTGGATGCAGGCCTTAGGCCGGTTTGCTTTTTTTGCCGGGGTAGGGGCCAAAACCAGCCTGGGGTTTGGGCGGGTGCGGGGGTTTGATCCTATGCGCAAGGAGGAAGCTGCCGATGCAAGACCTGAAGCAGAAGATTCAGCAAGCCTGGCAGAACCTAAAGGCCCAGGAGCTTGA
- the cas2 gene encoding CRISPR-associated endonuclease Cas2: MPAERLYTIAYDIPDDGRRVKVANTLKSFGERVQLSVFECWLSPAQLAELKRLLRKKVDLTQDSVRIYPVGGTVEVLGTARLSENPDYLIL; encoded by the coding sequence ATGCCCGCCGAACGCCTATACACCATTGCCTACGACATCCCCGACGATGGCCGCCGGGTAAAGGTGGCCAACACCCTCAAGAGCTTTGGCGAGCGGGTGCAGCTCTCGGTGTTCGAGTGTTGGCTGAGCCCCGCCCAGCTTGCCGAGCTGAAAAGGCTTTTGCGTAAGAAGGTGGACCTCACCCAGGACAGCGTCCGGATATACCCCGTTGGGGGTACGGTGGAGGTGCTGGGCACGGCCCGCCTGTCCGAGAACCCCGACTACCTGATTCTCTGA